A DNA window from Bacillota bacterium contains the following coding sequences:
- a CDS encoding PAS domain-containing sensor histidine kinase, producing MDAMEGEGRIRLLPDLYLHNDLVLRRDAVELLEEPVFAFDGEGEPVYANASARRWLELEADETGLGSLAQRVGGHLDGAVRAALSGRSTRLIVRGGLKAQVLPLVSFDGPLAGAVLVVEAPEAPPALRRRERLFRALLDELSRGGGWAYALDAGARVAWASGELADLLGRAPQELLGRSMGELLPGLPVEARVDEEALLSRGRVERRLNLDRWLAARPGPMNVYARALLHEEEPLGVLVRMEPVRRQEEEPVAHAQQAAAIAAHEIRNALSAIRGYLQLVERSASERQQEFLRLALHELDRVSDLTSYLIALERPLTPSDQSAQPLQRCLGESVREMEVQARAAGVELRLAAPEAPVVARHSCDSLRQVMLNLIGNALEAVGPGGHVDVTLRPEGSWAVIEVADDGPGIPADRLEKIFEPFFTTKANGTGLGLSICRRLVVAQGGELRVESRDGEGAHFFVRLPLSGAEGAAAGAGRQE from the coding sequence GTGGACGCCATGGAAGGCGAGGGGCGCATCCGTCTGCTACCCGACCTCTACCTGCACAACGACCTCGTCCTGCGTCGCGATGCCGTCGAACTCCTGGAGGAGCCCGTCTTCGCCTTCGACGGCGAGGGGGAGCCGGTCTACGCCAACGCCAGCGCACGGCGATGGCTGGAGTTGGAGGCGGATGAGACCGGGCTAGGGAGCCTCGCCCAGCGCGTGGGCGGCCACCTGGACGGCGCCGTTCGGGCGGCGCTCTCGGGGCGGAGCACCCGTCTCATCGTGCGGGGCGGGCTGAAGGCGCAGGTGCTGCCGCTGGTCAGCTTCGACGGTCCGCTGGCAGGCGCCGTCCTGGTGGTGGAGGCGCCGGAGGCGCCGCCCGCTCTCCGGCGCCGCGAGCGCCTTTTCCGCGCGCTGCTGGACGAGCTCTCGCGCGGGGGAGGCTGGGCTTACGCCCTGGACGCGGGAGCGCGCGTAGCCTGGGCCAGCGGGGAGCTGGCCGACCTCCTCGGGCGGGCGCCGCAGGAACTCCTGGGTCGGAGCATGGGCGAGCTGCTGCCGGGTCTCCCCGTCGAGGCGCGCGTCGACGAGGAGGCCCTGCTTTCGCGCGGCCGCGTGGAGCGCCGCCTCAACCTGGACCGCTGGCTCGCCGCCCGGCCCGGGCCCATGAATGTCTACGCGCGCGCCCTCCTCCACGAGGAGGAGCCGCTGGGCGTCCTGGTCCGGATGGAACCCGTCCGCCGCCAGGAGGAGGAGCCGGTCGCCCACGCGCAGCAGGCGGCCGCCATCGCCGCCCATGAGATCCGCAACGCCCTCTCGGCCATCCGCGGCTACCTCCAGCTGGTGGAGCGCTCGGCCAGCGAGCGGCAGCAGGAGTTCCTGCGCCTGGCCCTGCACGAGCTGGACCGGGTGAGCGACCTGACCAGCTACCTGATCGCCCTGGAGCGCCCTCTCACGCCCAGCGACCAGAGCGCCCAGCCCCTCCAGCGCTGCCTGGGGGAGAGCGTCCGGGAGATGGAGGTGCAGGCGCGGGCCGCGGGGGTGGAGCTGCGCCTGGCCGCGCCCGAGGCGCCGGTGGTGGCGCGCCACAGCTGCGACAGCCTGCGCCAGGTGATGCTCAACCTGATCGGGAATGCTCTGGAGGCGGTAGGCCCGGGCGGCCACGTCGACGTGACGCTCCGACCAGAGGGGAGCTGGGCGGTGATCGAGGTGGCCGACGACGGCCCAGGCATCCCCGCCGACCGGCTGGAGAAGATCTTCGAGCCTTTCTTCACCACCAAGGCCAACGGCACCGGCCTCGGCCTCTCCATCTGCCGCCGCCTGGTGGTCGCCCAGGGCGGCGAGCTCCGGGTGGAGAGCCGCGACGGCGAGGGGGCGCACTTCTTCGTCCGCCTGCCGCTCTCCGGCGCCGAGGGGGCGGCGGCCGGCGCGGGAAGGCAGGAATGA